From SAR324 cluster bacterium, a single genomic window includes:
- a CDS encoding AAA family ATPase, whose protein sequence is MLKPGVRNIAYGASDFERIRNENRYYVDKTQFIPVL, encoded by the coding sequence ATGCTCAAACCCGGTGTTCGCAATATCGCTTACGGTGCGTCCGACTTTGAACGCATCCGTAATGAAAACCGCTATTACGTTGACAAAACACAATTCATTCCTGTCCTTGA
- a CDS encoding sel1 repeat family protein, translated as MRTDHCYQGILYRLWTCVVCLIVAGSSLYAEDCFVLVDKAQGVERSVVEMMAVALISENIRPVKPVTAAAEIKQDQCVYRVEFDSTASGSTLTLSGKTQASGTSPKTGILGLNEALMNAVNVSLKSARNAPESVNPLVQEGDDWFYGKKSYKDYTQAAKWYQRAAEKGVVEGQKKLGYLYLNGLGVPRESETAFKWYQLAAQAGDPEAQNSLGVLYQYGNGVTLNYPQALFWYIKATDQGNPDAQSNLGYMYLNGYVVKKDPKTALSLFLKAADQGNSLAFAYIGYCYQMGYEVSKDDIKAVEWYRKSAEAGNPYGASRLAYMYMYGYGVEKNQQEAMRWYERASQKSGE; from the coding sequence ATGCGGACTGATCATTGTTATCAAGGAATTCTTTACCGACTATGGACATGCGTTGTGTGCCTCATTGTCGCGGGATCATCGTTGTATGCGGAAGATTGTTTTGTGCTGGTTGACAAAGCACAGGGAGTTGAGCGTTCGGTGGTGGAAATGATGGCTGTCGCACTGATCAGTGAAAATATCCGACCGGTCAAACCTGTGACTGCCGCCGCTGAAATCAAACAGGACCAATGTGTGTACCGCGTCGAGTTTGACAGCACCGCTTCAGGCTCAACCCTCACCTTGAGCGGTAAAACTCAGGCCTCCGGGACATCGCCCAAAACAGGAATTCTGGGATTGAATGAAGCCTTGATGAACGCTGTGAATGTGTCACTCAAGTCGGCCCGGAACGCGCCAGAATCAGTGAATCCTTTGGTTCAGGAAGGAGACGACTGGTTTTATGGAAAGAAAAGTTATAAGGATTACACCCAGGCCGCAAAGTGGTATCAGCGCGCCGCGGAGAAAGGTGTTGTGGAAGGACAGAAAAAACTGGGCTATCTTTATCTGAACGGACTCGGTGTTCCGCGGGAATCAGAAACAGCGTTCAAGTGGTATCAACTCGCCGCACAGGCAGGCGATCCGGAAGCACAAAACAGCCTGGGCGTTTTATATCAGTATGGCAATGGCGTCACACTCAATTATCCGCAGGCATTATTCTGGTACATCAAAGCCACCGATCAAGGCAATCCGGACGCCCAGAGCAATCTGGGCTATATGTATCTCAATGGCTATGTTGTCAAAAAAGATCCAAAGACCGCACTGTCGTTGTTTCTGAAAGCCGCGGATCAGGGAAATTCCCTGGCCTTTGCCTACATTGGTTATTGTTATCAAATGGGCTATGAGGTTTCAAAGGATGACATCAAAGCTGTGGAGTGGTATCGAAAATCCGCTGAAGCCGGCAATCCTTACGGGGCTTCAAGGCTGGCGTATATGTACATGTATGGTTATGGTGTCGAAAAAAATCAGCAGGAAGCCATGCGCTGGTATGAGCGAGCCTCACAAAAGTCAGGGGAATAA
- a CDS encoding SUMF1/EgtB/PvdO family nonheme iron enzyme, which translates to MSKYILIFCLVFFLTASLCSGQSRIAVTAEKEQLFLRIQQSHHLNESQTAALRHIFFRSPVLSQGNPAITHHPVTRSECEQQRKDSGLIYENPEFEKICGSPYMAPLYDPSKNRPEEAKACVDQFEFPDIPCEYPVVWVRAKEAAEICSAMGKRLCDAHEWEGACAGALEDADYRFDLVKEQTLETSIRQMREAHNRKHGPHKNWSYGSQYQTGICGANSVKDEKCEGGQWNTCGSNTYPTGFFAKCKSLSGVYDLNGNAAEHMNLPLAEQQMSSKGSTQLGYTEMKGSWFIFDKYKAHEDWCRWRAPFWHGSKVMDPDSHHNYHLGFRCCKTL; encoded by the coding sequence ATGAGTAAATATATTCTTATTTTTTGTTTGGTATTTTTTCTGACGGCCTCATTATGTTCGGGACAATCCCGAATTGCGGTGACAGCCGAAAAGGAACAACTGTTTCTGCGAATACAACAGAGCCACCATTTGAATGAGTCGCAAACAGCCGCCTTGCGTCATATTTTTTTCCGATCTCCTGTCCTGAGTCAGGGAAATCCTGCCATCACCCATCACCCTGTGACACGGTCTGAATGTGAACAACAGCGCAAAGATTCAGGCTTGATCTATGAAAATCCCGAATTTGAGAAAATTTGCGGGTCGCCCTACATGGCGCCGTTATATGATCCCTCTAAAAACAGACCAGAGGAGGCAAAAGCCTGTGTGGATCAGTTTGAGTTTCCTGATATCCCCTGCGAATACCCCGTCGTCTGGGTACGCGCAAAGGAAGCCGCTGAAATCTGTTCGGCAATGGGCAAACGCTTGTGCGATGCCCATGAATGGGAAGGTGCCTGTGCCGGCGCCCTGGAAGACGCGGATTATCGTTTTGATCTGGTCAAGGAACAGACTCTGGAAACCTCCATCCGGCAGATGCGGGAAGCGCATAACCGCAAACATGGCCCACATAAAAACTGGAGCTATGGTTCTCAATATCAGACCGGGATCTGCGGCGCAAACAGCGTCAAGGATGAAAAATGCGAGGGCGGACAATGGAACACCTGTGGCTCCAACACCTATCCCACGGGTTTTTTTGCAAAATGCAAAAGTCTTTCGGGGGTGTATGATCTCAATGGCAATGCCGCAGAACACATGAATCTGCCTCTTGCGGAACAGCAGATGAGTAGCAAGGGTAGCACCCAACTGGGATATACAGAAATGAAAGGAAGCTGGTTTATTTTTGACAAATACAAAGCCCATGAAGACTGGTGCCGCTGGCGTGCTCCTTTCTGGCATGGCTCAAAAGTGATGGACCCCGACAGCCATCATAATTACCATCTGGGTTTCCGTTGCTGTAAAACGCTATAA